TGTTTTTTTGAGAGACAGTGTAAGCTCATCAAGTTGTGTTTGAGCTTGCAGTTTGAATTGATTGAGCAATGGTCCAACTGTTTTTTTCTCTTCAACGGATAAATTTTTGAGTTGTTCCATAAGGTCAGCAATTTTGCCTTTTCGACCTAAAAATGTAACACGTACTGATTCAAGAGAGGTTTCGGTGGTGATTGTTTTTAAAACATCGTCGAATTCATTTTTTATGATATCAAGTTCTTGTGAGAGATTTTTCATAAATGATCCATGTATATTTCCTGCGCTCATCCTGAACCTGTTGAAGGATAAGAGCGCTTTATTCTTCAACAAGTTCAGAATGAGCGCTAGGAAAAGCTAGGGTAGAGAATTTATTTTTATTGTAATTTTAAGATAACAAAGAATGTCGTGGTTGGCAATTTGAGCAACATCACGTTGATTTTTGAAAAAGAAACAACATATCCTGATGATAGCGTTTTTATAATCTAATTGGGAGGGTATAGATGAAGAAAAAATTGTTACTTATATTACTTGCGTTTTGTCTGATAACGCCATGTGGCGCTGACCAAATTGAAACAAAAGGTTCATTAGCTCCATGCAATAAACATGAAGAAGTTTTGAATCTTGATAATAGTCCTCTTTACGCTGCGATTATAGCAGCGGATGACGTATTCGAAACTACCTATGTGCCTCAACCAGATCTATTTGCGCCACGAAAAGCGGCAATTGTAACCTGTATGGATTATCGTCTTAATGATTTTTTAAGTTCTGTAACAAGTGGTACGTATATACTTCGCAATGCTGGTGGACGGGTAACTGAGGATTGGATTAGGTCCTTAGTTATTCTTTATAAATTGTTGGAGGTAGAAGAAATATTTTTGATCCAGCATACTGACTGCGGAATGCAAAAATTCACTGACAAAGTTATGAAAGACTTGTTAGAAGGTAGCTCAGTGAAAGCTACTTTGGTCAAAAATTGTAACGTCACCCTTGAACCGGTACAAGATAATAATAAGTGTAAGTGGAAAAATACGAGTAAATGCTGCGGCAAAGAAGCATGTATTGATTATGATTGTATTGATTGGTTAACGATTAAGCATGGTTTGTTCAAATCTGTCCTTGAGGATGTTAAGAAAATTCGTAATCATCCACTTATTCCATCAAATATTCCTATATATGGACTTATTTTTGATGTTATTACTGGTGATTTGATACCAGTCCCTAAAGCAATAAAGGCTGGAAAAGCAAAACCTCTCTACTGTAAGCGATAAAATACGCTTTTCTGTTGACAAAAACATACAAACAGGTACCATACAGAGTATGTATTGACAGTTTTTGTTACGCCGGGGTAGCTCAGTGGTAGAGCGGAAGCCTGAAGAGCTTCGCGTCGTTGGTTCAATTCCGACCCCCGGCACCATACTACGCCAAGGCTTCATATGGCACGCCATAGAAGACTTAAGTAGTATGCCTTCGTAGCTTTATGCGAAGTAGGGCAAGTCATTTTTCCCAATACCTATTAATCTATTGTCGTTTTTTAACCCAACCTTCACATTCATTACGGTCGGGTATTCCTTTACACCCTTCAAAATTAATTTCTATTTGCTTGCAAAATTACTTCACCTATTGCTAAGTTTTTTTGTACCATTATTCTTGTCATAAAAAGTGTTTTAAATAAAAAAGGGAAAACACGATGAAAAAATTCTTTTGTGCGCTAATTCTTTGCAATATTTCTCTTTCTTATACTGCTGAAAAACCATCAGTGGGAATTACCAGAGGAAAGAATCTTGGTGATACAGGTGCAGAAGGAGGAGTTTTCAAAATACCTACCAATCCCAATAAGCCATCTCATGCTAAACGTCTGAGTAATAGTCCAACATTTCCTAGTCATGATTTTTTAAAACATGAAAATCTAGAATTTAATACCAAAAAGCAATTTACTGCAGGAAGAAGGACATCAGATGCAGGGATTAATAATGTACCAGATAAAAAATAAAGTAAGTAATGAGTTGTTTACTGCTATGTATTTTAAGGTTTTTCTTTTTTCTATAAATTGTACTAGAGTGGTAAAAAATATGTAAAAATCATTCGATGAGAATGTTGAGAGGGGCGTATGAAGCAGACGCAATTCGATAAACACACGATAGCATGGTTTAAGATTGCTGAGTGTGTGTCTCGCGGAGAGAAGGAACGTGCCTTGGGCGTTTATCGCCTTCTTTCTCATTCATTTAATGATATGGCAGTAGCGCGACAGCTTGAAGGTGACATTTATCTTTCTTTTGGTGAACAAGAGCTAGCAATTCCTTTGTATAAACAAGCGATGGAATTGTACCAAAAGTCAGAACGATTTCTTGAATCTGTAGCGGTATGCGAGCATCTTGTGGCAATGCATTCCGATGATGTAACATTACGGCGTGAAGCAATAGAGTTATATAAAATATTGGGCAATGCCCCAAAAATGTATGTACACATTCAAAAATCACTTGATATCATTCTTGCAACAAAACAAGAACATAGTGTGCAGGAATTTTTGTCTGTGTTGCGTGCGTACTCAGATGAATTATATGATTTTGCGGTTGCCTATATAAAAAAGTAATTACTTTATAAACAACATTGTACTTTTATGTTGTGTTGTTCGAGTAATTGTGCGCTTTCGGTATCAAGAAGAATCCTTTCTTTCACCGTTAAGC
The DNA window shown above is from Candidatus Babeliales bacterium and carries:
- a CDS encoding carbonic anhydrase; translation: MKKKLLLILLAFCLITPCGADQIETKGSLAPCNKHEEVLNLDNSPLYAAIIAADDVFETTYVPQPDLFAPRKAAIVTCMDYRLNDFLSSVTSGTYILRNAGGRVTEDWIRSLVILYKLLEVEEIFLIQHTDCGMQKFTDKVMKDLLEGSSVKATLVKNCNVTLEPVQDNNKCKWKNTSKCCGKEACIDYDCIDWLTIKHGLFKSVLEDVKKIRNHPLIPSNIPIYGLIFDVITGDLIPVPKAIKAGKAKPLYCKR